Below is a genomic region from Betta splendens chromosome 8, fBetSpl5.4, whole genome shotgun sequence.
CACTTTTTTAGAAATGTAGCAGAATTATGCAAAGTACTACAGTTAACATTAAATTATGTTCATAAACAGTCAAGCTATATTTTACAACCTTGTTTCTTTTATGTATTGTACCTGACCCTTTGTATATTACTGTGGGTTTGAAGCGTTAAATGCTAAAAATGAGTCAAATAAGAGAATAGTCCTGAAGTCAAACCaaacttcattttatttactgtacctgaGAAACAATGTGTGAGGCAGACATGCTCACACTATATGATAACCTGCTTATGTGAAAATGTTAGGAGCTAAACAAAGCaaggaaaataaacattaaaattatTAGACAATTAAAAAGGTGTGGATGGGAGAAGGGTGTTAAATTAAACGAGCCAAGATAATAGAAGAAAAGTTAGGCAGCTATTTGTCTGCTAATGAAATTGCAAATAAAGGTCATAAATTGTCATCCCCGGTAgatgggggtggggtggtggaGTGGCCCTTAAGGTCCGGGATCAAAAGATGAAcatacaaaacaaatcaaataacaaataaaaacatttggaggagCAGAAACGACGACAACTGTTTGGTTGTGACTCCTGATTATTAAAAGGGTGCGTTCACGAGACCGACACTTAGGtctcataaaaacagaaaaacagaaaagcaaacagtATACATCCCCACTATATAAAGTATACAAAGCATTGACAGTATCAGACCCTCGGttcatgtgtctgtgtataAGTAAACAGCTGAGGTAGAGAACTCTGAAATGATCGTGAGTGAGTTGCTCCTAGAAAAGGCTTTTTATCTTTTGAACATACTTGGTCATTTGAGTTCCAGTTTGTCTACCTAATAatagacacacactgtttgctTAATGACCTGAATGAATTCACCATTTGAAGTTGGGTCAGTGCTTGACCACAACTGCTTCTTCACCAAACAAGGACACATCTTCTGGTTCTTTTTCACTGCACTCAGAGAACTCTTCTTGAACTTTTCCTCACTTTTGGCAGCAGCGTCTAGTCGACTCATGTCATGTGTTGTGACGCCATGACTCGGGCTCTGACAGCGCCGGCTTTGGGCGTCCTCTGAACAGGCGAAGGGCTCCTCTGCAGATCAGTGTGAACCAGTAGAGCTGGAGaggccagagcagagcagctcccaGGTTACACTGCCACGGAGCCACAAGAGGCACTGCGTACACCGGGATGGACGCGTAGCTGTGGCAGACATAGGCAGAGAGCTCAGTCCAAACATAAAAGGAGGTCTGAAGGGAtcacagatggacagacagggaTGTTACCTGCTGTAGGCGTAGTACAGGTAGGGGAAGAGCAGCACTCGACAGCTGAAGAACGTGAGCAGCATGAGGACTCCGTTCACCTTGTGCAGGACCGTGTTCTGCTTCTTATACTGGTGAGATGAAGCGTCAGAGTCAGTCATTGATGAAAGGATGAATTTATCATAGTCAGGACGAACAGCGGAGTCGGTGACGTCTGCCTCCTGCATTTAGCTTAGCTCTGCATGCTCCAGCTGCTTAAACAGGACTTGTCCACCGTCATCACGCTTACCTGTATCAGGACCTTCCCCAAAGAGACGGACGGGGTGCTCAGCTCAGCTAGAAACAAAATGCCCTGGAAGTAGTCGCCTTTGCCCTGCCTCCAGAGCTGTCACACGGAAGGAGCAAATCAAATGAGAAatgttggaggaaaaaaaaagatatgttctttattcatttttccaTTATTTCCTCGAATGGTGAAATAGGTCAATAAACCGCTTATAACTGACAataaagatataaaaatatatgttatATTGTGTATTTGTAGTTTGTAGAAATACATATCACATCTGTATTTTTCTGCATTAATAACTGTACTTATTATGTACTAAAGATCAAGGATACAACCAGTATATGTCAGAGGCTCCACACAGGTAAActcaaacattttaaacctaGATGATAATGTGAAGGCATTCGCATGCTTGCCATATTTACCAATGAGGCCGGGCAGCAGAAGGCCACCATGAAGACGTGATGTAGCACCATGAACAGCTCCTGACGCAGGTAACCCCCCACGGCCACTCCCAGGGACCTGGCACcgcccttctcctcctcgtgacctttgacctgctgcttGTGCCAGTAACACAGGAACATGGCGTAGATGTCGTAGGCAAAGTAAGGTGTGGCAAAGAGGATGTAGCTGTCGGTCAGCCAGTGTCTGAGGAGGAAACCAGGCAATGAGTGGCAGGTTTTCACCAGACACCTTAGACCCGCTAATTAATGGAGGAGTGATGAATCTGGAAATAATGCGCTAAAGAGAGAGCATGTGGCTTATAGGAGCATGAAATAGCACAAACAAATGCTCCCAGTGTTGCACATTCGCTGTGTCTGGGTGTGATTTGATAAACAAATGCGCCTCAGTGCTCGGACAAACTTCCTCTCCGCTTTGACTGGGAAATGAAGGA
It encodes:
- the LOC114860654 gene encoding ceramide synthase-like yields the protein MLYLVAAGSLVFPGLFLLSKQMLKRMMGWSEGDAAIVSTRLVSSIQAIMASSAGCIIITSCRDVIEDRHWLTDSYILFATPYFAYDIYAMFLCYWHKQQVKGHEEEKGGARSLGVAVGGYLRQELFMVLHHVFMVAFCCPASLLWRQGKGDYFQGILFLAELSTPSVSLGKVLIQYKKQNTVLHKVNGVLMLLTFFSCRVLLFPYLYYAYSSYASIPVYAVPLVAPWQCNLGAALLWPLQLYWFTLICRGALRLFRGRPKPALSEPESWRHNT